A section of the Thunnus albacares chromosome 6, fThuAlb1.1, whole genome shotgun sequence genome encodes:
- the LOC122984646 gene encoding complement C1q-like protein 4 has product MRAIILLCLLESAFVWAVDYSWTGPGKNTENPRTVNPNTDNVCLTDQASCGCCLMQQQIQRMKMFFNMSLNELEKELMKAKTVLNNVRASRSAFSVALTNEDNLNCFGPFRDDRLIVYKHVFINLGDGYNVDNGIFTVPRSGVYSLALTVYSDAGSPGNSLAACAGLQVNNMVVAGPREKNMQDQEDSATIVVALHLKAGDQVAVNLPIGCFLCDDKSHYNTFTGFLLYATD; this is encoded by the exons ATGCGAG CTATTATATTGCTATGTCTGTTGGAATCTGCATTCGTCTGGGCTGTTGATTATTCCTGGACTGGACCTGGAAAAAACACGGAAAATCCCAGAACTGTCAATCCCAACACAGACAATG tgtgtctGACGGACCAGGCGTCGTGCGGTTGCTGTCTGATGCAGCAGCAGATACAAAGgatgaaaatgttctttaacATGAGCCTCAATGAGCTGGAGAAAGAACTGATGAAAGCAAAAACTGTCCTCAATAATGTCAGAG CCAGCCGCAGCGCCTTCTCTGTCGCTCTAACCAATGAAGACAATTTGAACTGCTTTGGACCCTTCCGTGACGACAGGCTTATCGTCTACAAACATGTCTTCATCAACCTGGGAGACGGCTACAATGTGGACAACGGTATCTTCACTGTTCCCCGCTCTGGTGTCTACAGCCTCGCCCTCACCGTCTACAGCGACGCTGGTTCTCCTGGTAACAGCCTGGCCGCCTGCGCTGGTCTGCAGGTGAACAATATGGTGGTGGCAGGCCCCAGAGAAAAGAATATGCAAGACCAAGAGGATAGCGCCACTATTGTTGTGGCCCTCCACCTGAAGGCTGGGGACCAGGTGGCTGTCAATCTTCCCATCGGATGTTTCCTCTGCGATGACAAGAGTCACTATAACACATTCACTGGCTTCCTGCTGTATGCCACAGACTAA